The genomic interval CGTTGGCGGGAGCACTCGAAGCGGCACTCGCGGCCCGATAGGCCGACTATCTTACGGCGTATCCTCTCCACGGAGTGCGTGTTCTGTCGGTTCCGCTGTCTACCCTGATACGCAATGCCGCCAGCGGCCATCCGACGGCGGTCGGCGAGCTGTATGGTGCGCTGTATCGTGAGCTTCACGCGATTGCCCAGCGTCAACTGCGCGGCAGTGATGGTGCGCTCACGCTGGGCACGACCACGCTGTTGCACGAAGCGTATCTGAACATGCGCGACCGCGAGGGCGATCAGTTTCCCGATCGTGCGCATTTTCTCGCGTACGCGTCGCGCGCGATGCGGGGCTTGGTGATCGATCACGTGCGACGCCGGCAGGCCACGAAGCGCGGTGGCGAGTTCCACATCACGAGT from Gemmatimonas sp. carries:
- a CDS encoding ECF-type sigma factor, producing MRVLSVPLSTLIRNAASGHPTAVGELYGALYRELHAIAQRQLRGSDGALTLGTTTLLHEAYLNMRDREGDQFPDRAHFLAYASRAMRGLVIDHVRRRQATKRGGEFHITSADTDVPARAVGESAGALDELSDALDQLAATDAALAELVDLHFFAGFSFVEIAQLRGVSDRTVQRDWRKARLLLHHTLQQLEH